In Papaver somniferum cultivar HN1 chromosome 1, ASM357369v1, whole genome shotgun sequence, a genomic segment contains:
- the LOC113356400 gene encoding ATP-dependent DNA helicase PIF1-like — protein MYLAADKLNADERGIIPNYSSECLQNLSPPGMPLFKLQLKVGCPVILMRNLTPSEGLCNSTRLLVTKCGKHVLQAKILTGDEVLLPRIMFQPSVTELSINMTRRQFPVRLAYAMTIDKSQGQSVKYVGIDLRTPVFSHGQLYVALSRCTAANRIKVLLENGMDNLETTNIV, from the coding sequence ATGTATTTAGCTGCAGACAAACTGAATGCCGATGAAAGGGGCATTATACCAAATTACAGTAGTGAATGTTTGCAGAATTTGAGTCCACCTGGAATGCCTTTATTCAAGCTACAACTTAAAGTTGGTTGTCCAGTTATTCTAATGAGAAATCTCACCCCGTCAGAAGGTCTTTGTAATAGCACAAGGTTGTTGGTTACTAAATGTGGTAAACATGTACTTCAAGCAAAAATTCTAACAGGGGACGAGGTATTACTGCCAAGAATAATGTTTCAACCATCAGTTACAGAACTGAGTATAAATATGACAAGACGCCAGTTTCCTGTCCGGCTAGCATATGCAATGACAATTGACAAATCACAAGGTCAGTCTGTAAAGTACGTTGGGATCGATTTACGAACTCCTGTGTTCAGCCATGGACAACTATATGTTGCTTTATCGAGGTGCACTGCGGCAAATAGAATAAAGGTGCTTCTGGAAAATGGAATGGACAATCTGGAGACAACTAACATTGTGTAA
- the LOC113356408 gene encoding protein MAIN-LIKE 1-like, producing MKPKKNLGKSSSNQPPPEAEKPTSSNDVESEDQEEVNEGDAPDAETHDMTTIRAKEKTKKRSQEVTPCSDPTPQPRHTKPLVANARNASGVVTDGESEGGGNGVGAETAKGSEGVLVVTGGTEKMYDVVTVCGFRERFWPETMTFLLQFGEMTMTPDDAKKITGLALEGKVVFEGFNNSLPFDEIYVLAKDCVGLGKYEAEEEFEIGYGAAPRAKRPFSLPGEYRETINMSRKINLVRLREKLEEYNRKTASGEIVMDAERARHTAIAYSLHSLGTVFFPDFSRNKVNACYLQWLKTLSIDPETNEVPKYSWAIALLASVMESLCKASRWNETQITGCVSLIQSWDYDHFKCLRPSWDTKWPLEKPTGGRYPFGGTQHKAQETEMVEMRKKLDALIIDDVVFDPYLKLDEESQEEVGDK from the exons ATGAAACCTAAGAAAAATCTAGGTAAATCTTCGTCGAATCAACCTCCTCCTGAAGCAGAGAAACCAACTTCATCAAATGATGTAGAAAGtgaagatcaagaagaagtgaatgaaggAGATGCACCAGATGCCGAGACTCATGATATGACAACAATAAG AGCAAAAgaaaagacgaagaaaagatcaCAAGAAGTAACACCTTGTAGTGATCCGACTCCGCAACCTCGTCACACAAAACCATTGGTTGCAAATGCAAGGAATGCAAGTGGAGTTGTGACTGATGGAGAAAGTGAAGGCggaggaaatggagttggagctGAAACTGCTAAAGGAAGTGAAGGTGTACTTGTTgttactggaggaactgaa AAGATGTATGATGTTGTGACAGTTTGTGGTTTTAGAGAAAGATTCTGGCCCGAAACCATGACTTTTCTACTCCAGTTCGGCGAGATGACTATGACTCCGGATGATGCAAAGAAAATCACCGGTCTTGCTTTGGAAGGAAAGGTTGTGTTTGAgggtttcaacaattctcttcctTTTGATGAGATTTATGTTTTGGCTAAAGACTGTGTTGGGTTGGGCAAATATGAagcggaagaagagtttgagatagggTATGGAGCCGCTCCCAGAGCTAAAAGGCCATTTAGTCTACCGGGTGAATATCGTGAAACAATTAATATGTCAAGGAAGATTAACCTTGTTCGTCTGAGGGAGAAGTTGGAGGAATATAACCGCAAGACTGCTAGTGGAGAGATCGTGATGGACGCAGAAAGAGCTAGACATACGGCTATAGCTTACTCGTTGCACTCCCTTGGGACCGTCTTCTTTCCCGATTTCTCAAgaaataaggtaaatgcttgtTATTTGCAGTGGTTGAAGACTCTCAGTATCGATCCGGAAACAAACGAGGTACCTAAGTACTCGTGGGCCATCGCCCTCCTTGCCAGTGTGATGGAAAGTCTTTGCAAAGCTTCTAGgtggaacgaaacacaaattacggGATGTGTTTCTCTTATACAG TCATGGGATTACGACCATTTTAAATGCTTGAGACCTTCTTGGGATACAAAATGGCCTCTAGAGAAACCCACAGGAGGAAGATACCCCTTTGGAGGGACCCAACACAAGGCTCAAGAGACGGAAATGGTCGAAATGAGGAAAAAGTTGGATGCTTTGATAATTGATGATGTGGTgtttgatccatatttgaaactTGACGAGGAATCACAAGAAGAAGTTGGTGATAAATAA
- the LOC113310730 gene encoding uncharacterized protein LOC113310730 translates to MVILFQTTDFLRHAPTTSARPLFGITGRVCLKSAPITTVIPPKVLPPTKSNEAIPNDATVSTASPLNRQLAAIVLYRNVFPVPALPFRKKENVLASFRIRAVVCPTGGLWIPITAWTVHHTLSYCIKEEWIFLLIWKFCRNKFVHLLNCTMTDTSSAVGRLYRLLSEFSLKYRETCTGF, encoded by the exons ATGGTTATATTATTCCAGACCACAGATTTTCTGAGGCACGCGCCTACGACGTCTGCACGGCCGCTATTCGGTATAACTGGCAGGGTTTGCCTGAAATCTGCTCCCATAACAACCGTAATACCTCCAAAAG TTCTACCCCCTACCAAAAGCAACGAAGCAATACCCAATGATGCAACGGTGAGCACTGCATCTCCCTTGAATCGACAACTTGCAGCTATTGTGTTGTATAGAAATGTTTTCCCTGTCCCTGCGCTGCCGTTTAGAAAAAAG GAAAATGTTTTAGCTTCTTTCCGGATACGTGCAGTAGTTTGTCCAACAG GGGGCCTCTGGATTCCTATCACCGCATGGACCGTGCACCATACACTTTCTTATTGTATTAAAGAGGAGTGGATCTTTCTTCTCATTTGGAAATTCTGCCGAAACAAATTTGTTCACTTGCTCAACT GTACGATGACGGATACTTCTTCCGCAGTTGGCAGATTATATCGCCTCTTATCAGAATTCTCATTAAAATATAGGGAGACCTGCACAGGCTTTTGA